The sequence TCCTTAATGGATCTGTGCACTGGGAAGAAAGGTCTTCTCTTATGGAGGTCTCCGAAGTGCCTATCAGAAGCTGAAACTTCTATCACCTCTTCTGGCAAATCCAAGGTTTTCCTAACCACCATGATCAGATGCTCCATGGCCTTTAAGTGTAAGGAACAAGGTTGTTCCATGAACTCTTCCTCACTAGATGAGATGGGTTCAAATTCCAAGGAACCAGCGGTGTGTCTGAAGTCCTCTTCATATAAGTCGGAGTCCCGGCCAAAGCTCTCACATCTGGGTCTTTTACTTCTATTGCCCTGGGCTGAAGATGTAGAAGCTTGAGGAGGCCTGCGATGTTCTGACTCTCCAGCAACCACGGATAAGCATTTACGGCATAGCCTGCAGTTATCCAAAGGCCTTGCGCCACATCCAGGGCAGGCCGCCGGTTTATCCCTTCTCTTAGACCTCGCCACTAatttttggaggagcctgtttgccagcctcttgccttctgactatggcccctgggagagttGCCCTGTATAAACtttatttgggcttatggacttttattggactgtttccggccctttaaatactgtggggaaagatctgtactttttatatggcacttcggatgcagccaccATTCGCaaaaacgaacatgtggcggcgaccattttaattcatttgaatgcgttcagcggtgtttggtcgtcgagctcatggaactaaaattgcattcacgacggcacgaacaccgctgaacttttacCTTCTTGTGGAACTTGTACATTCGAATGGAGTCGAACGGTGTTCGACCATTCGAACGCCACAGTAATATCAAACAGCATTTGAACTGCAAtgaatagaccgaccgcacagcccaaatctgtggaactgttttgggcaggaaaatgtgtaaataagaaacgtcccggagaacacattaaatttgtaaaccgaggtaccactgtaattgtaaccagacgactggacgtacaggaacagagaggtggagggccctgctcaatgagcttacattctagagggagtgggtatagtgacacaaagggtaaaagtaggggtaagaagtaagttgttagaaaataattcactgagggcttagtaggtaatttttgccagttgcaggagaggagtcaaggggggctgggggataaaaacctgctaacagtttaattgatatgctttcttgaagagagttttcaatgattttttgaatgagtggagactgggtgaaattcttacagagaagggaagggagttccacagaaaaggtgcagccctggaaaagtcttggaggcgagcgttagaggtgggagtacagacagaggatatacgtaggtctatggcagagcgtaggggccttgacggaacatacttgtgtattagggaggataggtaggttggagcagcattatgtaacgACTTGtcaatatacttatgtatattatttcgttctacgtgtattttatatatatatatatatatatatatgtattaatattaaatatacacttagactaaatatgtgtatgtatgtacgtgtgtgtgtatatatatatatatatatatatatatatatatatatacttggatcatatatataatatataaatagatatatatatgatctaagtatatataattgtattttacactgtattaatcttttattatttttttttacaggcagcagggggagtacctgtaattacaggcactccccctgctgacaTTGCTGTTGATGGCTATGCCattcatgtgatcgtgaggtcctcacaagggcctcgcgatcacatggcccaggaggaccGGAAAggaagcagggggactccctgggatgccagatgagtccccacaccgcgatcgccggcgtgggatcactggcgaccgggtaagtagaaaggacaGAGGGTACGTGCTATGccacccgccggcgtttagagccaggtccctaaggacagcatagcacacccgccatccttaaggggttagcaaGAAAATATGGAGGATTTTGCTATAATTTCTATGAGTTTCCTGTAAAGTGAATGTTGTATTTCAGACCGCACAGGATTAACTATCAACACGGTAAAACATTCACAATGACTAATTTCCTGCACCCAGTGACAGGAAGAAGAAAGGAGTTTAATTTTCACTATTCTTTGCTGTTTTCCAGGATGGCGTCAGAAGATCTGAGTGAAGAGTTAAACTGCTCCATCTGTCTGAATATTTACACGCATCCGGTAATGCTGAGCTGCGGACATAACTTCTGCTGTGTCTGTATCGGCAATGTGCTGGATACACAGGAGGGAGCTGGAGTTTATACCTGTCCTGAGTGCAGAGCGGAGTTTGGGGAACGTCCTATTCTGCAAAGGAACCTGAAGCTGCGTAACATTGCAGAGTGTTACCGTTCTGCGCAGCCAGAAAAAGAGGATTCTGGGATTTTCTGTACTTACTGCGTTCACACTCCTGTACCTGCAGCTAAGACATGTCTACTCTGTGAGGCTTCCCTGTGTGACGTCCACCTGAGTGTACATAGCAAGTCTGCCGAACATGTCTTAATGGATCTCACTTCTTCCCTGGAGAACAGAAAATGCTCCGTCCACAAGGAGACCCTGAAATATTACTGCTCTCAGGATGCTACCTGTGTCTGTGTGACCTGTATTGCCTTTGGGGATCACAAGGGACACCAACTTTGTACCTTGAATGAGGCGTCTGAGAAGGAGAAGAAGAAAATCAGAAAAGTTTTGGACAAAATTATCCTAAAGCAGGGGGAAATGGATGAAAAACTACAGAGCCTCCAGAAGCGCAAGAGCGAAGTACAAGATAAAGCTGCCGGGGTAACTGAGAGAGTCTCTGCTTTTTTTCGTGATATCAGGAAACAGTTGGAATCCCTAGAGAATCGAATCCAGAGTGAGATCTCCCGGCAGGAAGAGCAGATCTCACTCCAAGTCTCGGATTTAATACAGCGACTGGAAATAAAGAAGGAGGACCTTACCAGGAAGGTGGGTCACATTGAGGAGCTGTGTAACATGACGGACCCACTAACTGTCTTACAAGGATGGCAAGCAGACAGCGCTGACTTTAATGATACGGAGGATGAAGATGACATGGATACAGATAGGGATAATGACACATCTTCTACTGTAGGGGATCTGGATGAGGTTCTGGTCTCATTGACCTTGCAGCGTGAATTAAATGATGTTATCGCTGATGTAACTATAAAGAATGGACTCCATGTGCCAGAGGTTTCAGACCTATTATTAGATGTAAACACGGCTGCTAATGATGTATCTGTGTCAGAAGATTTAAAAACGATATCCATGTCTGATGAAAAGCTGAACCGACCGCAAAGATCTGAGAGATTTCTTAATTATCAGGCTTTCAATAAAAGAACATTTATGTCAGGGCGACATTACTGGGAATTGGAGACCAGCGATACAGGACTTAGCAGGATCGGAGTATCTTATcccagcacagagaaggaaggCAGGAATTCCATCATAGGGGATAATAATAAATCCTGGtgtttgtgcatgtatgaaaaagaCTCTTATGTGATACATGAATCAAAGCCATATCAGTTACTCCCTGCTCCTTCCTGCCATAGATTTGGGATATATCTGGACTATGAAGCTGGTCGGCTCTCATTCTATGAGCTGTGTGACCCAGTCAGACATTTATACACCTTCACTGCCACCTTCACTGAGCCTCTACATGCTGGGTTTATGGTGTGGGGAGATAGTTGGATCAGAATCAGTAGCTAGTTTTAAACTGCATTTATATGTGTAAAATTCCTGCATGACATCAAAATACATTTGTCTATAGTTTGATTGGATTGATTTACATTGTAAAAATCTAATTATTTTATGAGAAATGTATTGTCCAAAATTCTGTATATATTTCAAAATCTACATTGCT is a genomic window of Pelobates fuscus isolate aPelFus1 chromosome 8, aPelFus1.pri, whole genome shotgun sequence containing:
- the LOC134571974 gene encoding E3 ubiquitin-protein ligase TRIM39-like — protein: MASEDLSEELNCSICLNIYTHPVMLSCGHNFCCVCIGNVLDTQEGAGVYTCPECRAEFGERPILQRNLKLRNIAECYRSAQPEKEDSGIFCTYCVHTPVPAAKTCLLCEASLCDVHLSVHSKSAEHVLMDLTSSLENRKCSVHKETLKYYCSQDATCVCVTCIAFGDHKGHQLCTLNEASEKEKKKIRKVLDKIILKQGEMDEKLQSLQKRKSEVQDKAAGVTERVSAFFRDIRKQLESLENRIQSEISRQEEQISLQVSDLIQRLEIKKEDLTRKVGHIEELCNMTDPLTVLQGWQADSADFNDTEDEDDMDTDRDNDTSSTVGDLDEVLVSLTLQRELNDVIADVTIKNGLHVPEVSDLLLDVNTAANDVSVSEDLKTISMSDEKLNRPQRSERFLNYQAFNKRTFMSGRHYWELETSDTGLSRIGVSYPSTEKEGRNSIIGDNNKSWCLCMYEKDSYVIHESKPYQLLPAPSCHRFGIYLDYEAGRLSFYELCDPVRHLYTFTATFTEPLHAGFMVWGDSWIRISS